From Carassius auratus strain Wakin chromosome 9, ASM336829v1, whole genome shotgun sequence:
GCTTGAAAATGTCACTTTAGAACTAGCAAAGAAATGATTAGTTGCTTCATGGAAGTAAAAAGCTTATTGTATTATGTTGTTTTATGAGAGAGATTGAGTGTGATTACTTGCATCTGATACATTAATTTTCAGCTCAATCtcttaaatgctatttttaaaatactaatattaaatatGACTCTTATTTACATAAACTTAACTTACTGCACGTAAGTCTACAACTGGACACAACAAAATAGCCAAGAAACTACTATAAGTCAGACTATAAATACAGAACATGGAATTTCACAGACTTAAAAAGattctataatatattatatattagaagcaaacaaacaaacaaaaaccataCAATTTACATGGCCAGGAAGTAATCTAAAAGCAAATGCTTATGTTTCAACGGTACCAGATTCTTTCAAACTAAATTTAAGACTcatgaaaaaaaagtcaataagaACATCTAGATGCTAGGCTTTAGCTACAGTAGAATGTGTTCTTTTCTATTTTGCACATTCATGAATTGACTAACAATAGAGGCTGTGTAGTCTTTAGTCTTGGTCTTGTATAAAAGCACAGGTGACAGCAGTCAGTCAACAAGCAGAATCAGCTTCAGCTTCTCTTTTGCGGGAACTACTGTGAATCAGCCAGTGCAACCATGATGGGAAAGGTAAGTTTCATTCTAGCATGTCAACACAGTCCAAATTAATTGATATTTCACTTTAAATTGCTAAAATATTAACCAATATTTCAGGTGATCTTCTACGAGGACAGGAACTTCCAGGGTCGCTCTTATGAGTGTATGAGCGACTGTGGTGACTTCTCCTCCTACATGAGCCGCTGTCACTCTTGCAGAGTGGAGAGTGGATGCTGGATGATGTATGATCATCCCAACTACATGGGAAATCAGTATTTCTTTAGAAGAGGAGACTATGCTGATTACATGTCTATGTTTGGAATGAACAACTGCATCAGGTCCTGTCGTATGATCCCTATGGTGAGCTCAATTATtactatattgtttattttgcaaTGCAAATTACAAAAGTGCAACTTATGTCATTgtcctatatttatttttaatttttttgttggttCTGCTtgataaacttaaaaataatgcaCTTCTCTTCCACTACAGTACAGGGGATCCTACAGAATGAGGATCTACGAGAGGGAGAACTTCATGGGTCAAATGTACGAGATGATGGATGATTGTGACAGCATCATGGACCGTTATCGCATGTCTCAATGCCAGTCCTGTCATGTGATGGAAGGCCACTGGCTCTTCTATGAGCAGCCccactacagaggcaggatgtggTACTTCAGGCCTGGAGAGTACAGGAGCTTCAGCAATATGGGTGGCATGAGATTCATGAGCATGAGGCGTATCATGGACTCCTGGTACTAGTTTTCTACCATTTCCTGAattgttaataaaattatttctctACACTACTATATGCCTGTAAAATCATTACTGCCACTAATATTTGCATGTCTAATCAATCACAAAACATAATTACTTTCAGATTAAACATTAGGCTTATAAGACTAcactcaaaaagaaagaaaaaagaaagaaaaaaattctggtttattttttaactcaaatTCTGGGTTCAGCCTGTTGCATCgttatctttaacatttttatccAGGTGCTGGTTAGTTTTTCTGTAACTCTGCTGCTTGATCATTTTCACTGTCAGTTAAAATGATGAACACTTTCACACACCTACGCAGCGCTGGGTTAGTGTAGCCCAAAGTTGGGTAGACCGTGCCAAACCAGTTAAAACATGATACATTTGTTAACTGTCATTTTGTGTTCTGTCCTGAGAGAAAACCTGACAGGAACCTTTCTGAATGAAAGGTTTGCATTATATTGTATTCCTGTCAAACTGTAACTTTATAAATAGGAACATGTCTGTAGTTTtacaatttttcctttttttatttttatgtacatcACAGCCTGGCCCTAGGGGCATGTAAAAGTCTGGGCCCGTCTATTTAGAGTCTCAGCCTAAGAGGAGACAagagagcagtggatttatttatttatttactgtatattgggttagcatcatctggggtcctctgagggtcagcatcatctggggtcctctgagggtcagcatcatctcttctcaggtgttctggatccagactggagcttgtgtaaatcctagttacggcAAAACAGAggaacaaatagagacataattagcatagctgctgttccaaccaaataaaattaattagtttaacccaagctaaagaataataatgctcATTTAATCggatataactgcagtccaaaattatgagattCATTATTTGAAAGTTTGGCCTAATAGATGAGTCTtagatctagatttaaacagagagagtgtgtgtgaactTCTctctattccagagtttgggagccataTGGGAAAaatctctacctcctttagtggactttgttatcctaggtactaccaaaagtccagcgttttgtgaccttagggagcgtgatggactgtagcatggtagaaggctaCCAGTACTAGTACGTGCGTCATTTGGTACTGGGCTgcacaagaaagaataaataacttacattaaagctgcagtctgtaacttttggCGCTCATGTCtggtggaagaacattgtagccgtaGCTAttgtacttctctctgtttacatctatgGCGAGTCACACGGGTAATGTGCTACTCTGCAGCGTTCCCAACTAGACTAAAATAGTCAAAAAATAAACACTTACCATAGGTGTACCGTCGTGATTCAGGATAAGAGAAAAACACgctttggaaaatggattcatgatgtactcgctcattatatatttttcatgttatgTTGTTAGCGCGATGTTATGAGGACGCTGCTAATAAAGTTGCATACGATTACTCAGTGGATTCAtgcttattattatatatacaatataccacagtttttatgccagttatatcattttattttggtgTATATATCCGTCACACTTTAAAGCCCGGTCCGTGAAAATATTGTCTGATATTAAACCGGTCCTTGGCGCTAAAAGGGTTGGGGACCACTGATTTAGagtcttataggtaagtaataatattttgtaactgatacagaacttaataggtagccagtgcagagactttaGAATTGGGATAATATGATCATATATtattgacctggtaaggactctggTTGCTGCATTTTgtactacctgtagcttgtttattaagGATGCaagacaaccacctagaagtgtgttacaatagtccagtctagaggtcatgaatgcatgaactagcttttctgcatcataaacaggtaacatgtttcatagcttggcaatgtttctaagatgaaagaatgctgtttttgtaatatgggaaatatggttttccaAAGACAAGTtcctgtctaatataacac
This genomic window contains:
- the LOC113108052 gene encoding gamma-crystallin M2-like, which codes for MMGKVIFYEDRNFQGRSYECMSDCGDFSSYMSRCHSCRVESGCWMMYDHPNYMGNQYFFRRGDYADYMSMFGMNNCIRSCRMIPMYRGSYRMRIYERENFMGQMYEMMDDCDSIMDRYRMSQCQSCHVMEGHWLFYEQPHYRGRMWYFRPGEYRSFSNMGGMRFMSMRRIMDSWY